The genomic region ACCGAGCACAAGATGGCTCCCTTCTACAAGTACCTTGCCCACCCCACAGAAGGCATCTTGAATTCCGTAGGGGAGGGTAGTTCAAATGTGCCCGGAAAGGCCCCCAGCAGAAAGAACAGCGTCGCCGCCGGCATGATCAACACCAAGAACCCCACCTCGAGCATAAACCTACCCTGGGATGAGGCCCTGTACCAACAACTGCACGCCGATAAcgagaaggagttggaggagtttcagaaagaggaggatgaggcggtTGAGAAGGCGGGTGATACCGAGATTCAGGCTGCGCGGGGCAAGAGGGCCGAGTTCTGGGCTCGGGTTGGTGACAAGGTGCGTCTGCTCTTCAACACAGCACTAGCCAAGCAATATCTAACATGTATTTCTCCAACAGGACAaagccatcgccgcccaCGAAGACATCTTTGAGAAAATCGGCGTCCTCGGCACCAAGAtcgacctcgtcctcgcgATAATCCGCATGGGTCTCTTCTACGGCGACAAGCAGCTCGTCAAGAAGCAAGTCGCGCGGGCCAAGACCCTGGTCGAGACGGGTGGTGACTGGGACAGACGCAACAGACTTAAGGCGTATGAGGGTCTGCACAATCTCACGGTTCGCAGCTACAATCTCGccgctcccctcctcctcgactccTTGTCTACTTTTACCTCGTACGAACTCTGCACCTACTCCAACCTGGTCGTCTACGCTGTCTTGGCCGGCTCCGTCTCTCTTAAGCGTGTGGACTTCAAGTCCAAGGTTGTCGACGCCCCAGAGATCAAGGCTattcttggcgatggcgaggacAAGCTCCTTGCTCTGTCGGGGGCTATCTCTGCCGGTCCTGGTGTGGATGCGgagatgcaagatgctagCAGTGCGCCCTCTGCGGCCAAGACTACCGTCGTCAATCTTACCACCTTGGGATCCAGCACAGAGCaggccgaggcggagatGTCTGTTGATTTCGGGAGCTTGGCCCAGCTGGTTAGTTCCTTGTATAACGGGCGGTATAAGCTCTTCTTCCAGGCTCTGGccctggtggaggagcagttCCTTACGCAAGATCGCTACCTTCACGAGCACAAGAACTGGTTTGTGCGGGAGATGCGGCTGAGGGCGTATCAGCAGTTGCTGCAGAGTTATAGGGTTGTGGGGTTGGACAGCATGGCGAATGACTTTGGGATTACGGTGGACTTTTTGGATCGGTATGTTTTTCTTTCCGGGATGGCACTAGTCTGGGAGATGTGTGCTAACATGGAAATTGTGTAGTGACCTCGCCAAGTTCATTGCCGCTGGCCGCATTCCCTGCACGATTGACCGTGTCAGTGGACGTGGTGTGATTGAGACGAACCGCCCAGATGATAAGAATAAACAGTATCAGGATGTGGTGCGCCAGGGTGATCAGTTGATCACCAAGCTGCAGAAGTATGGGCAGGCGGTTAGGCTGAGGGGGAGTGAGAGAGCTTAGAAACTCGAGGGGGTGTGGTAGGATGAGGAAAGTGAATACTGGTTTATGTAGTAGATGTGGTAGAAGGGGCCTGGTCTAATTAATGTTGGGCTGGGTTAGTAAAGAGTTGTGTTAAGACAATGGCAGCGTCAATATTGATTCTTGATCCTGTTGCAAGTATATCTGTGGTCAAAATCCACAATCAGTGATCAAGTTTTGATTTTgagttttgtttttattttgaGGCACCCTACCCTGCTGTCTAGGTATGTTATACAACCACACTCCCGCCTCTTTTGTACATTTCCATCCATAACCCTTTCTAGACAAGAGAGGAGAGATATCCAGAGAgtaaagaaaagagaagggaggaggattgtaTACAAGCACATGACCCAACCAAGACAGGAATAACCCATTTCTTGAActgaacaaaaaaaaaaagagaaacaaaTAACGCTTTTGCTCGCTATTCAAACTTTGAAAACTGCATAAAACGCCCCcgccccatccatcccctcttctccctaaCGATACTTCTCCATAAACTCCCTATGAAACTTGACAATACTCCCCACCCACTCCGTCCCCGGCGCCAAAAACGTCGTCCTAAAATGCAggctcccctccctctgcccAAACCCGCTCCCGGGAACGACACAAACCCCCGTCGCCTCGAGCAGCCTCAAACAGTAAAACTCATCCGGggtcctcccctccttcttcgccgcctcggccgccttttcagggaggttgatggtgggaaaCAAATACATGCTCCCCTGCGGACTCCCGcattccaccccctccatctgcTCAAAAGCCTTGTGCAGCGCCGtcgccctctccttcaacccgTCATAAATAGCGTCATACTCCTTCTTGTAAAGCTCATAGCTCTCCTCCCCGGGCCGGGGCGGGTTGACCATCAGGTCCACCAGACACTGCCCAATGACAGGGGCGCAGAGCATAATGGACACAAACTTGTAAATCTCCTGCTGCACGTCCGGGTCAAAGTTGACCAGCTCAAAGTACCCCCCCCTGTGTCCGCACTCGCCCACCATGCCCTTTGACACCGAGTGCAGCGACGCGAGCTCCACCTGGTCAAACCCGTCGTTTGGACGCTCCTTTTGGAGGGTCCTCAGCACCTTTTTGAAGGAGACAAACTCCCCGATGAAAACGTTGGTTTGGTAGACCTCGTCGGCGAGGATGACTAGTCTTTCCTGGCGGGCGAATTCAATCACGGAGCGAATATCGGACTCTGACAAGGAAGCGCCGGTGGGGTTGCCCGGGTTGATAATGACAATGGCACGGACGTCGATGCCCTTGGCTTTGGCGGCTTCGTACGAAGACTTGATGATCTCGAGGTCGGTTCCCCAGTTCTTCGACTCGTCAAGGTGGTATTCGACGCAGTGGGCGTCCaggacggcgagggaggcggtaTACAATGGGTACTGGGGGATAGGGACGAGGATGCCCGTGTTGGAGTCCTGGCAGACgacgtggaggagggtgttgacaCCGGAAGACGCACCGGCCGAGAGGTAAATGTCGGACTGAGAGGCGGGGAAGCCATCTCTCCCTACAACAAACAGTCAGCATGACATTGGCGTGACAGGTACTGAAAAAGAACTTACTCTCTAGGAAATCGGCAATACTCTGCCTAATGGCAGGCACACCGTTACTGGCGCTGTACGCACCCACCGATCCCACCACCTTGAGCAGCTTGTTCGCCCGCTCAATCACATCCTTCTTGTACCCCAAATGCTCAATAagcacatcctccttctccagcaacACAGGGTTCTCCAGCAAACTGAGCACCTGTCTGAAAAACGTAATAGGCTTCTGATCCAGCTGTTGAGGATTACCAATGTTGGCCGAAATAACCTCTGAAAACGGCAGGTCCGTCATCCCGCCCTGGAGGTACGCCCTATACTCCTCCGACTTGACGGCGAGCTCGCCACGCACGGCATActtggcagccttgacgTGGGGATTGATGTTGTTCATATTTAGACGTCTACCCGACGACGATGGTGTGGATGAAGACGCCATGTTGCGaacttgttgctgttgttgcgaTTGAGATTGGTTCGAGAGTTGACCCATAACGACGGCGGCAGTGGCAGCGACCGGGATGACTCCGACTCTTTTGCCGGTAGAAGTGATGGACGAAAAGCAGCGACCTGCGCAACGAGCAGCAGCCGACGATAGCGGGGTAGTAGCAGTCAATGGCGGGGCTGGAGCGAGTCCCGAGACGTCTGCAATGGGGCACAAAATGTAAGAGAGTGATTGGTTGGATCAGATCAAACAGTTCTTGTAAGAGAAAGAATGTAGTGTGTGATATAAGacaacaagagagagagagagagagcgccTGTGTGCTTTTCCCTTGGTGTAAAAACACACAAACGACCGTGACTTTTCGAGGACAATGTGAGAAAGAAGAACGCGAGGTCCGGCCTTCAAGCAGAGAGGAAGATGTCAACCTAGTCTCGTATATGTACTTTCGTAACCCCAGGCAAGGCTAGCAAGAGTATAGGTCCGAAGGAGAGGCGGCTTCACCCACAACTTAAAAGTCACTGGACTAAGGGAAAGCGGACAATCCCGAAGAAAGGAaactggggaggggggttgaagtGTATCAACAATCAAATTGACAAATGGGAAAAGGCGGGTGAGCAGAGGGAGGTAGGTGGTTGGCTACTGAGCCCCCAAAAGACCCAGGCACACATGAAAAGATGTGGGAATCAGCACACTTCTCCGTCCCCGTCATCCGAGTTCCATATGtttgcccccccccccgggTGTTGGATGCAAGAATGGTCCCTGCCCGGCCGAAACCGGCTGGAACATCTGGTCCCCGTGTTTATCCCCCAGATTCAGATCACCCCAGCTTTTCTTGTTGGAGGAATTGCAAACGCCAAGCAAAGGATTGGATGACCTCTGCATGGCCCACcaaggaggtgaaggggcaTGGCCATGATGAAAAAGGAAGGGGAAATGGAAGACGAATTGTATTGTTCGGTCTTTTGTGCGTTACCTGCGCGGGTGGATGGGGTTCCCCTCGGGAGTGCGCCCGGGATGAACCTGGCGCTGTGGCTCAGCGCTGAGTTATTTATCGTTGTCCCACGGCGGGCGACTCGCATCAGATAGGGCGCCATGTTTCCGATATGACGTTTGCGCTTCGAATCGAATATCGAACAACAAGACCCGGGGATAGCGGAGATGGAGCGGACGCCCGGTTCTGGGCGGTTTTTCTGGCGTGGTTGAACGAATTATCCCACAAAACCTGTCACCAGCATCCGTCCCGTTGGGCGCCAGAAGCAATTTCGTCCTTCGTTCGATTCCGGGGGGTCGGTCAAACGATCAGTTGGTTCGGTCTGGTCTGGTGGTCTGCTGTCTGTCGCCGGTCGCCGGTGTGAGAGCCTCTTTCTTgcaaagagaaaaaaccgaaacctctcctcctcgtggtCACACTTTTATTGTCTCTCTTCTGCGGGAGGCGCGGCTCCGAAAATGGAGCCCTCGGGCGGTGTAATAAGAGAAGGCCACGATTGTCTGGCTCGCTTCGTTTCCGTACCAGGACCGGGTTGGCCGGCGGGTGCGGCTTAAGACCAGATGAGAATAGTAGCAGCAAGAAGATATGTGGCTGTCTCGAAAAAGGCCGCAGGGCAACCGAATATCTGTTTGACATCGGTGCATTGCGCCTTCCCTCGAACTTTCACGATATGGCCAAGGTGGGGGTTAGAAGACAGAATTGTGTGACACAACCAACAACTCAGCGAACTTCTCTTATCGCAGGCAAAAACCTGAGACATTCAAGCCTAGACCCTGCTCCCTCATGTCTATCCATCTCCATAACCTCATGAGCCCCAATGCCCGAAAGTTTACGTTATACCAATAACCACACgacaccctcacctccaGCGCTCATATCGAGTGAGTGTAACCGCGGGGTATTAGTGTAGCTCTATCACCACGTTccagacctcctcccccaattCCCGACCCTTTCACTCGCAcaagcccccccccccaccttttGATTGCATGACCCCATCTCACCTGAtaaaccctcaacaacaacatgaGATGACCACCCGATGGCTACCTTCGGTTGAAGGTCAGCCCAACTGTCCATAAAGGTACTCCGTATCACACTGCATCTTATCTTATCGataccaaccccaacccttccaaaATCCAGCTCACAATCCCTGGCCCGTGCACCCCCGATCCAATCCAAACCCATCCTCCAAGCTCCAAACTTCGCGATCCATTGCCGAGTcccccgacgacgacgacgaccaccaccaccacccccattcCCGACCAACCATACACCAGGTCCCATAACCCGGGAACTGTCAAAAATAAGTTAAAATGGCCAAGAAGGGTCCGTTCCATTTtctctcctcaccaacccaaggaggagaaacGCTGCTGACATGATACGAAAACAGCAAAATCCCGTGTTATCATcgtccgcctcctctccatggCACAAACGGGCTACTTTTATACCTTCACCCGCCCCCGTGTCGGAATCCCAATGAGCATGATCAAGTACGATCCGATTGGTACGAGACACACcacacctccccaaaccgGTACCCAAATGCTAACAGGGCTCTAACCacagtgaggaggagggtccTGTTCCTAGAACAAAAACGAAAGGGGAAATAAACCAAACCATCTAAACCGAATGagcaaaaaagcaaaaaaggCCTGGGGAAAAAAGGGCTGGGAACGAGGATCAAGACCCAACCCAATACACCATCATATACAGCAGAACAAGAATGGGGAAATGGACGGCTCAAAGATGATGATAGAACaaggaggtttgggggaaaGAGCTGGGCCTTTTTGTGTACGATACCACCGAAATTCTGCGCCATTGTACATTATCACTCCAAAAAACAAGGAGAAAAAAACCACCACATAGCAAAACCGGCGCTTATTGGTTTGGGAGAGAGACTGAGTCAAATAGAGGAACGAGTCAATCTACCCATCTTCCCTGATGATGCCATAGTTCAAGTATCATTTGGAACTCTTCGAGAATGGACAGGGTCAAAAGATTAATGAATTTCAACACCAGTTCTGTACCGCTTTGCTAAAGATAGTTATTGACTCCCCCAAAAGCTCCGTCAGCTCAGTCACATATCTCTATAAAAGTAAGTCATATAAACTTCTAGTTTgatctttttccttttccataTCGTGTGATAAAGCAAGGGTGCTCTTGAACATGCCAAATCGAGATCTAACAATGTACTCTCCTACGTCCTTCCAGATAGTACCAAATCATGAGCAAATCTCAGCGAGCAATTTTCTCAACATCCCACTCATCGCCAACCACGACCGTTTTAGGCTTCGTGCGTTTCCTGCGAATCAATAATCGAGTCCTGATAATCCCCTATATTCCGATAGGTCTGCAGCTCTTGCGGCTGTGATGCTGTTGAGGGCACTTGTGGTCGTGACCAGAATCGTGGCTGCGATCTCAAGATAGGGAGACCGGATGCGTCTGTCTCGAGTGCAGGGGATAATGATCTACGACGTCTTCGTATGCCATAGTCTTCTGCGTTTGCGGGCTGGGGCTGGCTTGACGTCCATGAACCGGCGCTGTTTGGCAGCGGGGTCCTTTCTGCTGGGCTGGGTCTCTGAGGTCCTCCGAGTGTTGAACTGTTAGTTTGGCCAGCTGCCTGTAAGGCAGTCTGCCCTTGCTGAGGACCTGTTGACTTGGGTGGCTGATCTGGTGAGTCCGGTTCCAAACTGAGGGTTCTTGAGCCCCCTAGGGCAGAGATGGGGTGCTCATCAGGCGCTGCTAAGGGAGTCGTCTTGCTTCGCGTGGCTCGAGAACCGCCACTCGCTGGAGCCTTCCTCTTGGTCAGACGCTTTGTCGCTGGCTTGACAGTGGTGGCCACCGGTGTTGGCCGAGTTGGTGTCGGAATGTTTGGAACAATGTGCTGGATACCCAAAGGAGCCGGACTGGTGCCAGCCTCAGTAACGCCAGCAATGTTCTCTTGGCTCAGCCTACCAGAGGAAGCGCTTCGTGTTACGCGCCTCAAGACTGACTTGGGTTGGAGAGCTTCCCTTCTTCGAATCTTCTCCTGGTCTACTGTTGGCGGAACCGGGTCCGGTTCGCTCATGGGGGTTCGGATAACAACTCGCCGTCTTTGGGATCCAGGATCATTCGATGGGCTGGAGAGAGAAGTGGCAGATGCACCACCCAGCAGCGTGCCGGGGTTCTCTCCCGTCAGGGATCCGGGGCTCCCAAGCAAAGTGGTACTGTCGTCCATGTTGGCTGTTTCTACCTCCACTCGCGGGCGTTCTTGAGGAGAGATGGCAGCCTGCCCCGATGAGTCCTGTGATTGGGAATGCTCCGATGAAGGTTCCGTATTGAGCGCCTTTAGCCTCTGCGAGAGTGCAAGCTGGGCTAATGTATGCAAGACGCAGGCTTTGATCTCCTCGACCTTCCCATGCGCAAACTGTTCTCTAATTGCATCCGTAGGGTGCCCATATTGCCGGGCCCAATCCATCAAACCGGAAGCCATAGCTTCGCACCGAACACGTTGATGATCACGCTCGCTTGATAGCTCAGCGACTGCCTTTCTCGCTGCATCTCTCTCAGCTTCCAGCGAAGTTACCCGAGCTTTCAGATCCTCAATCTGCTGACTACGCTCTGCCAAACGCTCTGTGGACTCTTGAATGACTCTGTTCTTTGTAGCTTCCTCAGCTGCCAGCATCCCTTTCAATGAATCCACTAGATGCGAGTTGCGCTCCCTTTCTTGCTCCTTCTCTTGAACAACCTTCTCCAAGTGCTGCTGGGCTTGCTCCAAGAATTTTGTCGTGTCGGCAATGACCCGTTCCATCTCATCTCTGGCCTCGCGACGCGCGGTGTCAGATGCCTTCTGAACGGCCTCCAGAGTCGATTGTTGCCTTTCCTGaatcgcctcctccagcttcctgaCCTCGGTGATCAGCTTGTCCCTGTGCTTTTGTGTCTCGGCCAATAGCCTCTGATCTGCCGACATGGTGCGCTCCATATCAATGCGAGTTTCACTCTGAGCAGTTTCCGTGGCATTTCTGATCGCAGTCTGGTGCCGGCTTTCATTCTCCTGAATTGTCCCCTTCAACATCTTGATTTCTCCAACCAAGGTATCTCTCTGTCTTTCAGTCTGCTGAAGCATCCTTCTGGTGTCTGCAATTATGCGTTCCATCTCAACTTTGACCTGGTTCCTCGCAGCTTCCGAAACCTGCTTGACGGTGATTTGGTTCGAGTGCTCCTGTTCCCGCAGGGCCtggttgagcttggagacTTCGATGCCAAATGTTCGTACCTCAGCGGAGTATGTCTCTCCCTTAGACCTAAGCTTGTCTTCGAGCTCTCTGATCATGGCGGTCTTTAACTCGACCTCATCGCTAAACTTTTCATTCTCGTCTTCCAGCCGGGAGCCAATATCCTTCAGACGCTGAATCTCTTCTTGATCATTGCCATGCTGACTTTCCATGGCAGAAATATTCTGTTGGAGTGCGTCGATACGCTCAGTTTGCTCCCTGGACTTTTGCTGCAAGGTCACAATCTCCTGCTCGAGTGCTCCACAACgagccttcttctcttcaaGAAGGGCAGACAGGacggccttctcctccgccttgaGCGCCAGTTGTTGACCCATTGTGTCGAATTGGCTATCAAGACGCTGCAGGACCCTCAATATCTGTGTTTCGATGCAAGTTGACAGCTGACTGGTGGCATCGCTCACATACTCCCGAGATACCAGCATCGCTTCGAGCTTGGCATTGATGCTGGAGGAGACCAGTCAGCAAGGACGAATACACGGATATGAATGAACCTACTCGTTGAGGCTTTTTGCTTGTGTCTCTCCCAGACTAGTCGTCAGTTCAGGTTGATCGACCACTGTCTGCGATACCTTCTCCAACTGACAGGAGATGGAATCCAACCACTCATTAGTTTCCTTCGCGGATTCCTCACGTCGAGAGGACTCCTCCGTAATCAGTTCTCCAATGTTGCAGAGAACTTCCTCATTCTTGGCGGCAAGCTTCTCGAACCTTTCCGATGAAGCTTGGATATCTTGTATTCTGGTAGACAAGCCACGAATTGTCTCCTGATCGCGGGCAATCTGATGATCCTTCTCTTCGACCTGTTGTGTTAGAGTACGTATTTTTTCGTACACTACAGAAAGTCAGCCAGTAATCATGGATGTAAGATGGTTTGGAGACCTACGCTCGGAAGACTCTCTCTTGTTCTGAGCGATGTCCTGATGCACTCGTTCCATGAGCGCTTTGCGAACTTTTTCGCCTTTCTGGGCAACTGCCTCTGCCTCGGATATCCTGGCTGATGCAATGTTGCGCACTTCGGTGATCGTCTCCTCACACCGCGACTTGGTGTCATTGTACAGAGCTCGCTGTTCTTCAATGATACTGTTGCATCGAGATTTGAACGCAGCAAACTTTTCTGCCAGCGTTGTGTTTTGCTGCTCAAAGTTCTCAAGCTTGGTGTGCAATTCCACAATGCGAGCATCTTTTTCAGCTTCAGATGCTTGAAGATTCTGTATCTCCTTGGACTTCTCGATGC from Podospora bellae-mahoneyi strain CBS 112042 chromosome 4, whole genome shotgun sequence harbors:
- a CDS encoding hypothetical protein (EggNog:ENOG503P75W; COG:J), with protein sequence MAKKAKSRVIIVRLLSMAQTGYFYTFTRPRVGIPMSMIKYDPIVRRRVLFLEQKRKGK
- the RPN7 gene encoding proteasome regulatory particle subunit (EggNog:ENOG503NURT; BUSCO:EOG09260Y2Q; COG:O): MGSDPQYAKWPLLPLAQHVFTLTNPYASKPLQQSAAKALQDAITEHKMAPFYKYLAHPTEGILNSVGEGSSNVPGKAPSRKNSVAAGMINTKNPTSSINLPWDEALYQQLHADNEKELEEFQKEEDEAVEKAGDTEIQAARGKRAEFWARVGDKDKAIAAHEDIFEKIGVLGTKIDLVLAIIRMGLFYGDKQLVKKQVARAKTLVETGGDWDRRNRLKAYEGLHNLTVRSYNLAAPLLLDSLSTFTSYELCTYSNLVVYAVLAGSVSLKRVDFKSKVVDAPEIKAILGDGEDKLLALSGAISAGPGVDAEMQDASSAPSAAKTTVVNLTTLGSSTEQAEAEMSVDFGSLAQLVSSLYNGRYKLFFQALALVEEQFLTQDRYLHEHKNWFVREMRLRAYQQLLQSYRVVGLDSMANDFGITVDFLDRDLAKFIAAGRIPCTIDRVSGRGVIETNRPDDKNKQYQDVVRQGDQLITKLQKYGQAVRLRGSERA
- the PaME4 gene encoding Coiled-coil putative protein (EggNog:ENOG503P94I), with product MEQPFPTEFDTSHGRGQITRKPFDSSPNDGQSPNTEPTLSAEKPANPKNIVDLTDIENGKLPQIPEDPSTEPDATKSFSYGPPVTVVPNRFTARSPGKPTTPTGLHEQHIKAPPQAHIPKFPTIEGKPGLTRFSGRNRRNRVIPNPLDARRVSPIQSFHPFPDNGDFRNNDPAAHGPKQPSPHPPFQPHPFPDLPSPKVATAHVTYPQPAYVEDAVSTVHGAEPSSIDVTSPVKLNAMATDPGYDDEDYGFDNNAEYYAEMPDQYVPQHHPLPSDFAISSPQVTPQVKKTSIHPSAPKHTTGDSRSSRGSRSHRHPGDRPAHRHRMQPAIKPFRKTNSASRKAETMRKMDESMRNVRAQSHSSNISRRRDAPDTRKAQHQQFLRPEKSSAKSVTSSPELKQQTVRVRHKFASNMAEVLNEFNMDQETALLKQRERYRENIKSLKLELERAAEESSALVAQSIEKSKEIQNLQASEAEKDARIVELHTKLENFEQQNTTLAEKFAAFKSRCNSIIEEQRALYNDTKSRCEETITEVRNIASARISEAEAVAQKGEKVRKALMERVHQDIAQNKRESSELYEKIRTLTQQVEEKDHQIARDQETIRGLSTRIQDIQASSERFEKLAAKNEEVLCNIGELITEESSRREESAKETNEWLDSISCQLEKVSQTVVDQPELTTSLGETQAKSLNDINAKLEAMLVSREYVSDATSQLSTCIETQILRVLQRLDSQFDTMGQQLALKAEEKAVLSALLEEKKARCGALEQEIVTLQQKSREQTERIDALQQNISAMESQHGNDQEEIQRLKDIGSRLEDENEKFSDEVELKTAMIRELEDKLRSKGETYSAEVRTFGIEVSKLNQALREQEHSNQITVKQVSEAARNQVKVEMERIIADTRRMLQQTERQRDTLVGEIKMLKGTIQENESRHQTAIRNATETAQSETRIDMERTMSADQRLLAETQKHRDKLITEVRKLEEAIQERQQSTLEAVQKASDTARREARDEMERVIADTTKFLEQAQQHLEKVVQEKEQERERNSHLVDSLKGMLAAEEATKNRVIQESTERLAERSQQIEDLKARVTSLEAERDAARKAVAELSSERDHQRVRCEAMASGLMDWARQYGHPTDAIREQFAHGKVEEIKACVLHTLAQLALSQRLKALNTEPSSEHSQSQDSSGQAAISPQERPRVEVETANMDDSTTLLGSPGSLTGENPGTLLGGASATSLSSPSNDPGSQRRRVVIRTPMSEPDPVPPTVDQEKIRRREALQPKSVLRRVTRSASSGRLSQENIAGVTEAGTSPAPLGIQHIVPNIPTPTRPTPVATTVKPATKRLTKRKAPASGGSRATRSKTTPLAAPDEHPISALGGSRTLSLEPDSPDQPPKSTGPQQGQTALQAAGQTNSSTLGGPQRPSPAERTPLPNSAGSWTSSQPQPANAEDYGIRRRRRSLSPALETDASGLPILRSQPRFWSRPQVPSTASQPQELQTYRNIGDYQDSIIDSQETHEA
- the ALT1 gene encoding alanine transaminase (COG:E; EggNog:ENOG503NU5I) gives rise to the protein MAPYLMRVARRGTTINNSALSHSARFIPGALPRGTPSTRADVSGLAPAPPLTATTPLSSAAARCAGRCFSSITSTGKRVGVIPVAATAAVVMGQLSNQSQSQQQQQVRNMASSSTPSSSGRRLNMNNINPHVKAAKYAVRGELAVKSEEYRAYLQGGMTDLPFSEVISANIGNPQQLDQKPITFFRQVLSLLENPVLLEKEDVLIEHLGYKKDVIERANKLLKVVGSVGAYSASNGVPAIRQSIADFLERRDGFPASQSDIYLSAGASSGVNTLLHVVCQDSNTGILVPIPQYPLYTASLAVLDAHCVEYHLDESKNWGTDLEIIKSSYEAAKAKGIDVRAIVIINPGNPTGASLSESDIRSVIEFARQERLVILADEVYQTNVFIGEFVSFKKVLRTLQKERPNDGFDQVELASLHSVSKGMVGECGHRGGYFELVNFDPDVQQEIYKFVSIMLCAPVIGQCLVDLMVNPPRPGEESYELYKKEYDAIYDGLKERATALHKAFEQMEGVECGSPQGSMYLFPTINLPEKAAEAAKKEGRTPDEFYCLRLLEATGVCVVPGSGFGQREGSLHFRTTFLAPGTEWVGSIVKFHREFMEKYR